Genomic window (Pyrus communis chromosome 13, drPyrComm1.1, whole genome shotgun sequence):
taccttgtgcGTCAACATCAACTAAAAATACCACTTCTGGATGGAGGACAAATAATTCCAGAGAAGATGCCATATCTGCTTATGGGACAAAGGTAAGTGAAAACGATACCACATTTCGGTACTTAGAAGTTTTGTGATTACTCAACAgcttggatcttgcaagtccccaacTGAGGAGCTTCCCTCACTCGAGAACTTAGAggagcactgtttgtaccatacttgaccaattcTGAAACTACTGAGCACCGGTCAACGTTATtccgtcaaggacccacaagagtttccctctaaccaagaggccaatcacaatgcAACACATGTCAATGTCAGAGgtcaatcacaacacgacacgtgtcaacatCAAAGGTCAATCATAGCACGACACATGTCAAAGTTGAAATAAAGCTAGAAACTttcttctataaaaggagatcattctcccacaataatccctaatgtcatttgtactaaatcATTCACTAGAACTCATTAAAggtctactccgtggacgtcaCCAATCTAGGTGAACCATGTATATCTTGTGTTTGTTCCCCTATCTCTACCcgtttacatacttatccataCTAGTCACCGGAGcaatctagcgaaggtcacaaaaacttgacactttctgttgtaccaaagtcctcacAGCTGATTTTGCGCATCAACAGTATGTATGTGGATGTGATGATTGTTTAATTGTATAAACTAGGGATTCAGGCAATAGGATTGTTTATCATGTTTAGCAATTAAATGGAAAAAAAGGTTGACTCAAATTAACTTCGCAGCAATTTGTTTTGTCCTGATTGAAATTGAATTGGTTGAAATATGTATAATTGGTTTGGTTGTGTATTCGATTTATTGACGAGGCATGCATTTTATTCAAATTGCTTATTCGTAGAAAAAATTGATGAGTTTTGTGGAGCTGCGGATTATGTTATGCAGCTTAATCTGTTAAATGTGATTGGACATGATTAGAAGAATATGTTATACAGTAATGTTTGAGAAAGGAATAATGGGTCATAGGCTCATAGCTAGCTGAGAGTATTGTCGAATATAATTTTAGGTAAGTGCTCAAATTGTGAGAAAGATTAGTGTACATTGCTTTTTGTGGTTATGAAGTATTGAGGGGAAGATTGATAATTTTGGAGCTTAACATTCTAGAGTTAGCAAATGAGACTTCTATCTAGGAAATTTAAACTCCCGTGAATCCGTGATCTCAGGTTTACATACAATAGGACTAATGGAATAGACTTCATAGTTGTATATCTATGCCATCATTACACTGGGAAATAGGACTTTAAATTCGCTGCTCTAAATTTGATGGTCTTCCAGATTAGTGTTATTATTATGTTCTGCCCATTTTGGATCATGAAAGCTGTTGGGCATTGGGGAAGAGTCATAGTCACAAGTCGGAATGAAGATATAGCAAAAATGATGGTCAGGGAGGAAAATATACATCACATTCTGCCCTTTTGGGATCATGAAAGTTGCTGGGCGATATTcatgttgtgccttggctgattatcttcaccaacatacaaacccacagttgaatagtttaaaatacaagaaataaagacaccgagataTTTatgaggttcggcaaaaacctgcctacgtcctcggagagatattgctcttcactatgagaaaaacagtacaagttacacatgagttaaattgacataacccaatcccatatcccttgtacacccactcacagaattttcccaagagcctcactctaccccaagagttctttcacaagagacctttcactctagctctcttgatttctctcacccgtgcccatggtagagccaaatgctctcaccatctctttggatgcttttccTCTTTCAAACCTTCTCCCTCGGCaagcatttaaataaaaatcagccccttttcttttcctcctttcttccacccgaaagccaaataattatggctttgaaaaagccacaaaacaaggaacaaatcaagccacaaaataaggaacaaatcaagccacaaaacaaggaaacataatcctcatcatgatgttccctcatcaatattgttttgtttcctagcctaatttggccactatccaacaatctccaccttggccaaattcGAAAACATCACAGAGACTCGAATCAACACTCACCATAAGCACCCAAAGTACAAACTAAGGACAACTGTAACTAAATCAAATTCCCAAACTTTCTGGTACTCATAATTATCTCCACCTCGACTCAAACtgtaccaaagtccattggccttacgtaccagcatgcacactctgaatcaacctcgttggtcctgttccgattcagtcactgccaatgcatgtgcagctgctgcaagcaaaaaaaaacatttagcttcagacaggatctcgacacatcctcgtctcctctagcaggttttcctcctcttcattgtctgcaacttggaaacttgtcagtgcacccatttccagcaacacccgtcgagccagacaaacattcctcacacttctcattcttcaagaccatctcatcacctgtgaatcccatagctccatctgctgcaaaacccctgcaacacttgaaactatacatcaccaggagatgtgttgcttcgagtacctagagggcatacttgaagtcttccgccacaaaattgctgctacctggaccaagatcatcctttctttttctcaaatgacaatttatctttttatgcccgaattctttgcagtcatagcattgtggtcccttgcctttggagcttgatttgaacctgctgtctctctcaaatcctcctcccaattttcttccatgattCCAACCTTGAACAGCTAAAGCAGTCTCGTGCCCACCATCAACAATGGTCTTCCTCTTTTGTGTATCATAAGACACCAAAGAAGCctgcacctgctccaaacttactgtaTCTTTTCCATGCAATAAGGTTGTCACAAGATTCTCATACGAATCTGGAAGTGAGGTAAGAAGTAAGAGGGctttatcttcttcctcaaccttaACATCAACTTTCCTCAATTGATCCAAGTATCCATTGAACACATTCATGTGGTCCATGAGATTCCCGCCTTCATCCATCTTCAGCTTGTACAGCTTCCTCTTCAGATGTAACTTGTTGGTCAAACTCTTAGCAATATAGAGTTTTTCCAACTTCTCCCACAGTGCAGGTGCAGAATCTTCATCCATAACATTGTTGATAATGTTATCAGCTATGCAGTGTCGAATCGTGCTAACACAACGCGACTCCAGCTCCTCCCACTGGTCATCTGTCATTTCTTTAGGCTTCCCATCTTTTCCCTTCAAAGCTCTAACCAAGCCTTGTTGAGTCAAGACATCCTTTACTCTCATCTGCCAGAGAGTAAAGCTGCCCTTCCCATTAAACTTCTCAACTGAAAACGACATGTTTGTAGTCATCATGGTGAATAATAAATCTGAACCTTCAAtgaaccaaagcttccaacaaagctctgataccaattgttgtgccttggctgattatcttcaccaacatacaaacccacagttgaatagtttaaaatacaagaaataaagacaccgagatatttacgaggttcggcaaaaacctgcctacgtcctcggagagatattgctcttcactatgagaaaaacagtacaagttacacatgagttaaatcgacataacccaatcccatatcccttgtacacccactcacagaattttcccaagagcctcactctaccccaagagttctttcacaagagacctttcactctagctctcttgatttctctcacccgtgcccatggtagagccaaatgctctcaccatctctttggatgcttttccTCTTTCAAACCTTCTCCCTCGGCaagcatttaaataaaaatcagccccttttcttctcctcctttcttccacccgaaagccaaataattatggctttgaaaaagccacaaaacaaggaacaaatcaagccacaaaataaggaacaaatcaagccacaaaacaaggaaacataatcctcatcatgatgttccctcatcaatattgttttgtttcctagcctaatttggccactatccaacaattCAAAGATGCAGTTGGTCGGATTCCGTCCAATCCCTCAAACTTGGAAGATCTGACATATAATGAAAGCTTCAAGGCGATATTCAAGGACGCTGTTGAGAATATTCAAATTCCATCCAGTCTCTCAAACTTGGAAGATCTGAAATTGGGAAGTCAAAGAAAAATGTGGGGTACTTGATTTTTACCAATTGTATTTACTTTTCAAATCATTTAGAGTCTAATTAATTCATTTGAAAACATTGTTGATCTGCATTGTTTCTCAGATCAcaactttgattttgttaaaTACGTTTGTAATGTTTATAAATATGACTTATAACCAACGTTGAAAAACATTGCCGGCAACTTCAAACAAGGCACCAAGAAAGCCTTAGTTTTGAAAGAAATCAAAATGTCTCATTGAGACAGATATTGAATTGAGTCGTAGCAAATAATTCAAGTAAGCGATAAACTGATATATCTTTGAACTAGCTAGATTGAAGTGTTTAACCCTGTTTTATATGTTGCAGGGACAGGGTAGGGGTGGTTTGAACTGCGGGATGGGTTCTTCCTAATCATACTTAACTTCAGAAGATGATTGTCATCTGTACTAGCATACTAAAATTATCTGTGCATTCTGTGTGCTAAACTGCATCCTACCTTGCATTCATAGAACATTCATGTTAAAATCATTGAGCATCTTTTTGGTTTCATTTGTGAATAAACCAgtattatttcaaatttcaaattttcatttcattgacATAAATTAAAGATTATCCTTGAGAACAAAAGAAGTATATGGTACCTGTATAATTAGACTCCTCCTCTTgggattttgtttgtttatgtgAAGCATGTCGACAAGTGCGCATATGCAATCTTGCTGTTAAAAGGCATTTCTTTGTCAACGTTCAATCCGAGCTCTAATTCCAGTGAAATCTTGCTCCTTAAGACCATTGGAGGAACTGTCGTACACCCTGATCAACCAACCCTCCAAGGCCAAAGACTTCCTCTCCATAGCAACGGTGACCATGAGAAGAAGATGGCTACTCAAATCTAAAAGTTACTTAAGGGTCTTATTTACATCGGGCAAGCTTTCACCATACTCAAGAATTTTGAAAAAAGTGCAAGTGATCTTTTCAAAATTCTCCTACAACCACAACAGTCTCAACCCACCCTTGGATAGTCCAACACAATCAACCAACATCCATGACTCACGGGCTAAGAATTTTCAACAATACAAACTTCGGGTGCTCAATGACATAATCATGAAACCAAAGATCCTGATTCTGGCAAAAAATGTTGTTGAACAAGGCCACTTCTTCATTGCTGACCGGCATTGACAAAGAGCTTGAACAATTGCCCGAATTACATTTCAACATGGTGTTTTCCACCAGCTTGGCTTTTAAAGATTTTCTAAATGTTTATGACAGTTTTGATGTTACTACAAAGTTGTGCTCCTTGCATTTTGCGGTGCTTCTTGCAAAtgaagttataaaaaaaaaggcttttGGGGCAGAACTCCAGgttcttttgttttctggttTCTACAAAGCACATTAACTGTTTGTATCTAATATCTTCTCACCAGCAGAAATTAACTCATCTTTAATTCCCTTGAGTCTGAGCATGAACTTGTCCACAGAATCTTCTCTTTTCTGTGCAGTGTGAAATTCTGTCTTCAGTTGATTCACACGAACCATATAGCCACACATGACTTACACTCTAAGATACCTGTTTTAACAGAACTAACTACCTAACAAACTTCTGATAACAGTGTTAACACACTAACAGCTACTAACAGCTTTCTTAACAGACTTAACAGTCACTTAACAGCTTACATCATTCATCCTAAAAGGTAAAACCCTTCCCGCATTTGTAAGTTACCAAATGGGTAAAACTAATTAGCCCCTGCCAAGCAAGCAGCGGATGACTAGATCAATTACTAATTAAAGAAACTGGACCTTTCAACTAGTTAAATTATCAACACCTTTCAATACTTAAATTATCAGCAATGATCTGCTAAGTTATGAGATAGAGTTTTGCACTAACATTGATGTGCTAAGCTATCGGCAATGGTTTTCGGATTTGTGCCTTGCAGCCGTAGGCAGTTTAACACACTGAACACTCATATCGAAGTTGCACAATGATACAACTGAAGCGGGCGACTGCTTTACTTCCATAGACAAAGCAAGGGATGCCTCTCTCTTTAGTAATGCCTGTGTGGAAGGACATCCAGGCTTTGTTCCTTTGACTTGACGGGATGCTTATGAGCCTAATATTTGAATGCAAACGAAGATTGCATAGGTCAAATTAGAAGGACATTTTTTTATAACCGTAGACAAAACCTTTGCTAAAACTGCTGCACATACGACACTTAAACACGTTATCAATAGAAGGTGCCTTTGGTTGCAAGAGTAGCAAGTGCCAATATTTGCGTCCgagcatccattgcagaaaaCTGGCctattgttttcatttttctgctCTAATTCCTTAAACATCAATGGATGCTTGTGACTGACATGTTTAATCTCCATGTCCTCTCCGTATACCTGGTAATGCAAAGCCCTCCAGCTAGCCCAAACGGTGAGGTTGGGTGGGGTAATGAGTTAGGATTAAGGTGAGTCCAGGGTCGAATCCCTACAATTTTAAAACCCCTCGTATGAAAGCAGGAAAAAGAGGGTATCTTTGTATATTTTCAAGAGAATCAATCATCTCCGGGAAAACGAATGATTCTTGACGTTCTCTTTATACTTTTCCTGTGCTAACCTTGTCCTTGATGTTGATGTGCCAAGCATTTAgcagcataaaaaataaattaagtgcAGCAGTTtgaataataatactaatattattattgAATGAATGCAGCAGATTGTCAGCTTATCAAGCATTGGACTGTATGTGCCGGCCAAATACTGCTTGAAAATAGTCCAATCGGTCAAGGACTTGGGAACTTCAGTTGCGGATATTTCAAGAAATTGTTGAGACCCgcaaaaacttaaatttaacgAAGAGAAAAGCACTTTTTCGAGAAGCAAAAGCAGTCGAAATAATGGAAAATCAGAAGCTGAAGTTTCATCACTTTAGCCATGAACATCCATTGGAGCTTACAAATTATTCACCTTCCAAACAGAACAAAATCTGTGCAGGGTGCAAGCTCATGATACAGTCCGGTAAGGACTACTACAGCTGCCCAACCTGCCCATTTTTATTGCACCAAGTATGCTACAACATGCCCCGCAAGATGCGTCATCCGGCACATCCAAGCCACTACTTGAACCTCCATCCTTCTCCTCCTTCAAGCACCAAAGGGGCCTTGAATTGTCGGGCTTGTCGAATTCATGTCGTGGGGTTTTACTATGATTGTGCCGATTGTGGCTTTTACTATCATAGCTTGTGCTCGGGCCTGCCCTTCTCCATTAAAACTTCATCGCACCCTCATGCATTGAAATTATCATTTTCTCCACCGTTCGATTTGAGCTGTGATCTCTGCAATGAGCCTGGTTATGATCAATGGCTGTATAGGTGTCACATTTGTGAGTTTGATTCTCATATTTCTTGTGCCATTTGTAATATGCAACCAGGTCTTGAACCTACCCAAAATCCAATTCCCCCACTGCCCGCCAACGGGTTTACAAGGCAGAGCAGCTATTCTTCAGGAGCTTCTTTCGGGATCAATGAGGCAGAAAATTACAACAGTGAAGGCAATGAACTCTTGCATTTGGTAAGACAGATAGTTTTTAAGGGTAACATTAAGAGCATTGGTGACAAAAAGGTTTCAAGTGCAGCAGTCACCGGCTGGGATAAGAGATTAATTTCTCCGAAACAAGAGTTCAACGTTACAACTAGCAAACTTGGAAATGGTGGATCACATCAAACGGATGCAGACATGGCCATCACTTCTTTGAATTCAAAAGATACAGCAACTTCGGTTTCTGAAGACATTACTTTGACTCCAAGTTATCAATTCAGCGATGCATATTTTTCAATAGATTTGGCGAAGTCTTACACATCTCATGGTCAGAAAATTCAAGCAAACAGGGAAGGTCCAAACCAAGGAACATTAAGCTACACCGACAGTACTATTCTCCCCAACAAGGTTTTGAGCAGCGCTAAACCAGCAAAGCAACCCAGTTATGTTAATGTATCAGGTACTAATTATTCCAATAAAATTGGACCGGAAAATAAGCTGAATGAAGCATTCTTGACTCGAAATGACACTCTTACAAGGAAGGAAGCAGGCCCAAAGGAGATGAAGAGAAAAGCTAGTGATACCATGGGGAGCTCGGACACTGGAAATCAGAGTACTAAATCAGATATGGTAAGTGATACCGAATTTCATACCATCAATTGATCCTTATTTATGTGTCTGCAAAATGAAGAATCTGTTTATCAAACTCAttattatcacttatcatctGTAGATAGTACATGAATCTCCAAATTAAGTCTTCTTTCTCGAAACTGTAAAAATAGTAAAAGAGGGTTTTTGTTTATAACTTGATTGACTATTGGTTCAGAATCTGTCACATAAATACCAAATTTttagtatgattttcattttttttctctttttgcttTGAAATAATTAGAGGAGAGTATTATTTATCTTGTTCCTTGTCCATCAAGAAATTTGGTTTAGAGTTTGACATTAGGAGTTAGCCATAGAAATTACTATTCCTTAATAAACCCATGGTCACAGAAGAGAGTTATATAACTTATGTTATTATGTTTGCAGGATAGTAACAGCCCTTCCTGTTGGTTGAGTTGCTGCAATACGGGCTACGAAAGAGGTAGGGATTAAAGTGTTCAGGAGGCCAGAAGCATAAGAAAACTGATCAGTTACCGAAAAGTATTTCTGAGTGTGATTTTACATGTTGAGAATTCATATCATAGTTCCAATAATTTTTGTACAAGAGCTACAAAAAACGAATTGTGAGGATCTCGATTCGATTTCAATTCAAATGTTTGTTTATTGTTTCAAGAGCATGCATGAGTTGAAAAACCCTCTTCTTTCGCAGTAATAATGATTAACGGTTGCAGTATAAGACTCGGTTACTCATGAGTCATGATGCAGACACCAATAACCAAAAGCAAACCAATGCGAACACAAGATAATTGCAGCTGTCATCACATACTAATATCGTTGTTATTTGTTAACATCAGAAGTGATTAACACTACGCTTAATGTCAaattcttcattctattcctcCTGTTAATTGTCTCCCTCCCAGCCTACATTTTAAAACTGTATGTATCACTACCAAAGTCTCGGGCaagatattgtccactttaAGCCAACTTTAAGTTAGAATATGTACATATAAGCTATGTAATCTTCCTCACAAAGCAATGCTGGATTGGTTAGAATTCAACGTTGTATCACAATGTGTCAAGATTTCATAAAAACGGATTGAGTGTCCCACTACTAATAATTACACATATATTGTTCCTAATTTAATTACTTGTGCAATCTAATAAGTGTGCAATATTATCACAAAAGTATAACTAAAAACATAATCATTTGATATAagttgtatattattttttaaattaccgCAATTGGTATGTATATATCACTAAAACCATCAGGTCCTCTAACTCAATGGTAGTCAAGATATTAGAGAAGTGCATTTAGCCATCCAATGTGGTCAATGGTAGtcaagatattaatatataaaactTATTAGTTGGATGTTCATGTTGTTAATTAGGTACAAACAAAAGCTATTATAATAAGCAACACATTGTACGTACTAGCATTACTATTTGACTTTTGCATCGTCTGGTTTATGCAGGTTAGCACAAACTACATGGGATTTGCATCAAGATTTGCATTTATGTGCATGCACACAACAACCCTATCATCAACAGCTTCAACTAATTAGTGCAAAATTACTAACACTGTCTAGATGGCCTTGTATATAAATAGCACTATGATATTTGTATTGAAGGAGGAACTAAATAGACAGAGGAAGACTTAACAAGCTGGATGCTTATTCATTCGCCATTTCAGTCAGTGTCACCAACAATATTACCAACACGGTCACCGGCCCTAGGGATGCCGTCATGGAATTTGGCTGTGTGGAATATGATTGTTAGGAGAGTGACTTCTTACACTTTTAAAGATATCATCGTGACATCTCAAATCAATAATACTTGCATGATATTGAGAAGTGGGCATCCTAAACGCTATACAAGAGCACCACCTTTAGTTGCTGAATATGTCCGGCCTACATAGATCGCAATATAACATGAGACGCACTGTAAATAACTTTTTCTTTGGTGGTTCATGACTCGACCAGAGTGAAGATAAAAGCATTCAATAATCAAGAGAGTAGCTAATCTACTTTATCTTTATTATTCCCTTTTTCCCCTCATTCCGTTATAAACAATTAGTACATTTCCTATGCATGAGCATGGAAGTCAGACTGTAAGCCGCAATTTCCAATCACTTGTGCAAAAAAGTGCACATATCATCATCTTCTTGCCAATGTGGTTCATCACATGGGTTCATCATCATCGTCCTTATTCAACAGTACTTTTTAGTTTTGCAAATGGAACCAAAAGATTATGTTTCGTAACCATCAGTTAAGTGCAGTAAAaaatatgcaattttttttttcatggtacGTGTTATTAAGTGGTATAGAAAAATCAACAATTAGGtcttgattataaaaatatatgaatctTAGTAACAGTTAAATCTTGAATAAAACTTGTACCAATGAATTATAGATAATTTTGTAGCCGGCCCAAAAGATGATCTAATAATACATATATTTCTTGTCAAGAGTACTCAAACATTTCTGAGGGATGCCCACATGACCTCACATAATGTGAGATAAGGAGGTGGGGAGATAACCCTAGACTGCCAAGAATACTTGTAACGACGTGATGATATAGAACAATTGTTTATATAGTACTTATCATTTGAGGTCAAGTGATGAGCAATGTATTGTAGACTACTAGAAAATCATTATAGGTATCTAAGTTTCTCTCCATATATTTAGCCAAAGCTTGAACTTGCCACCAATCGTTGTGATTTTCACCACAGACAAGTTTCGGTTCAATATAAAGTACTTACTATTTGTGATGTGCAAGTGCAAACACAGCCTGGCTGGCTATAGGCTAACCTTTTGGAAGCTCCCCATTtctaattaattatgtttgtacCATCTGCGGGCTGGTAGCTTTAGCTCTGTATATGAAAGATTAAAAACTTGGACATATACTAAGGTTGTATATACAAAATTGgtcagaaagaaaaaagaaacccaaTAATACACTCAGGATTTAATAAGATTTAATAATATTAGTTTGATATGTGATTGGCAAGCCCTCAAAGCCCCCATCATATTGAATTGAAGTTATCTTCTCAGTGGGTAAACAGCCCACCATATAGCTACTGTTGGGGCCCTCCAGTGCCCAACATGTATGCAAGTTTGGCAATGATACACTGGCCTCGTGCTCTACCTTTGGCCAACCAGAGCAAACCTTTCTCTTGCGAATCAATCGATGAAAGTTGACAAGAACCAAGGTTAATCATGTGCTCAAGAGATGCAACAGTGACTTCAATAGATCTTTTAAGAATGTCTCACATTCtcgtttcttttaaaaataattctaGTTTACACCAGAAAAACTAACAACACTAGTgtaacaaacaaaaagaagaaagggaTCCTAACTTGTGGCTGTCAAAGTTTGAGAAACGGTCGAACGTATATAATAGGGGGAGGATTTATCATAAGGTCGATATAATTAGTAGCGAAATCATTCAATATaagtgtatttatttttttagattgATGATGTGggactttataatttttaacaCACTCCCTCACATACAACAACTCTCTATTGGACAACACATGAAGTCAATTCAACATCACTAACCCTATTT
Coding sequences:
- the LOC137712109 gene encoding uncharacterized protein; amino-acid sequence: MENQKLKFHHFSHEHPLELTNYSPSKQNKICAGCKLMIQSGKDYYSCPTCPFLLHQVCYNMPRKMRHPAHPSHYLNLHPSPPSSTKGALNCRACRIHVVGFYYDCADCGFYYHSLCSGLPFSIKTSSHPHALKLSFSPPFDLSCDLCNEPGYDQWLYRCHICEFDSHISCAICNMQPGLEPTQNPIPPLPANGFTRQSSYSSGASFGINEAENYNSEGNELLHLVRQIVFKGNIKSIGDKKVSSAAVTGWDKRLISPKQEFNVTTSKLGNGGSHQTDADMAITSLNSKDTATSVSEDITLTPSYQFSDAYFSIDLAKSYTSHGQKIQANREGPNQGTLSYTDSTILPNKVLSSAKPAKQPSYVNVSGTNYSNKIGPENKLNEAFLTRNDTLTRKEAGPKEMKRKASDTMGSSDTGNQSTKSDMVSDTEFHTIN